From Juglans regia cultivar Chandler chromosome 8, Walnut 2.0, whole genome shotgun sequence, the proteins below share one genomic window:
- the LOC108989023 gene encoding epoxide hydrolase A-like → MEKIQHTTVPTNGINMHIASIGNGPVVLFLHGFPELWYSWRHQLLALSSLGYRCIAPDLRGFGDTDAPSSPSSYTPFQIVGDLVGLLDHLGIDQVFLVGHDWGAVMAWYFCLFRPDRIKALVNMSVAFRPRSPSRKPVESLRALFGDDYYICRFQEPGEIEEEFSHAGAARIIRSFLTSRSSRPPCVPKGRFGGSPDTPIPLPPWLSEEDVNYFASKFDNKGFVGGLNYYRALDLTWELTAPWTRVQIKVPVKFIVGDLDITYTIPGVKDYIHSGRFKIDVPFLQEVVVMEDTAHFLNQEKPEEISTHIYDFIKKF, encoded by the exons ATGGAGAAGATACAGCACACAACAGTACCCACAAATGGCATTAACATGCACATAGCATCTATAGGTAACGGCCCAGTCGTTCTCTTCCTCCACGGATTCCCTGAGCTATGGTACTCGTGGCGCCACCAACTCCTGGCCCTCTCCTCTCTCGGCTACCGCTGCATAGCCCCCGATCTTCGCGGGTTCGGTGACACCGACGCGCCGTCCTCCCCCTCTTCATACACCCCGTTCCAAATTGTCGGCGACCTCGTTGGCCTCCTCGACCATTTGGGTATCGATCAGGTCTTCTTGGTCGGCCATGACTGGGGAGCTGTGATGGCCTGGTACTTCTGCTTGTTCAGGCCAGACCGGATCAAGGCCTTGGTCAACATGAGCGTGGCGTTTCGTCCTAGGAGCCCATCAAGAAAACCTGTGGAGAGCTTAAGGGCTTTGTTTGGCGATGATTACTATATTTGCAGGTTTCAG GAACCGGGGGAGATTGAAGAAGAATTTTCTCATGCAGGAGCTGCAAGGATAATAAGGAGTTTTCTTACATCTCGCAGTTCACGCCCTCCTTGTGTTCCCAAAGGACGATTTGGAGGTTCCCCTGATACTCCAATTCCCTTGCCACCTTGGTTATCAGAAGAAGATGTCAATTATTTTGCCAGCAAGTTTGATAACAAGGGCTTTGTTGGAGGCCTAAACTATTATCGAGCTTTGGACCT AACCTGGGAGCTCACAGCACCATGGACCAGAGTACAAATAAAAGTGCCAGTTAAGTTTATTGTGGGTGACCTAGACATCACCTATACCATCCCTGGCGTCAAGGATTATATACACAGTGGTCGTTTCAAGATAGATGTGCCATTCCTGCAAGAAGTAGTTGTCATGGAAGATACAGCACACTTTTTAAACCAAGAAAAGCCAGAGGAGATCAGCACACACATCTATGACTTCATCAAGAAGTTCTGA